From a single Melospiza georgiana isolate bMelGeo1 chromosome 5, bMelGeo1.pri, whole genome shotgun sequence genomic region:
- the CHMP3 gene encoding charged multivesicular body protein 3, with product MGLFGKTPEKPPKELVNEWSLKIRKEMRVIDRQIRDIQREEEKVKRSIKDAAKKNQKDVCVILAKELVRSRRAISKLYASKAHMNSVLMGMKNQLAVLRVAGSLQKSTEVMKAMQNLVKIPEIQATMRDLSKEMMKAGIIEEMLEDTFEGLEDQEEMEEEAEAEIDKILFEITAGALGKAPSKVTDALPEPEPMGAAAAAVDEEEDIEAMQSRLATLRS from the exons ATGGGGCTCTTCGGGAAGACCCCCGAGAAGCCGCCCAAGGAGCTG gtCAATGAATGGTCCTTGAAGATAAGGAAAGAAATGAGAGTGATTGATAGACAGATCAGAG ATAtccagagggaagaggagaaggtGAAGAGGTCAATAAAGGATGCTGCCAAGAAGAACCAGAAAGATGTGTGTGTGATCCTGGCCAAGGAGCTGGTCCGCTCTCGGAGGGCCATAAGCAAACTCTATGCATCCAAAGCTCACATGAACTCAGTTCTCATGGGCATGAAGAACCAGCTTG CTGTCCTCAGAGTAGCAGGTTCACTGCAGAAGAGCACAGAAGTCATGAAAGCTATGCAAAATCTAgtaaaaatcccagaaatccAAGCAACAATGAGGGACTTGTCCAAAGAGATGATGAAG GCTGGGATTATAGAGGAAATGCTGGAGGACACCTTTGAAGGCCTGGAGGatcaggaggagatggaggaggaagCTGAGGCAGAAATTGACAAAATCCTTTTTGAAATTACAGCTG GGGCCTTGGGGAAAGCTCCCAGTAAAGTGACAGATGCTCTGCCAGAGCCTGAGCCCAtgggggcagcagctgctgccgtggatgaggaggaggacATCGAGGCCATGCAGTCCCGGCTGGCCACCCTGAGGAGCTAG